The DNA segment TTTTCGGTTTGGCGGTCGCCTCTTGCTTAGCCATGTTGCCTCCTTAAAAAGTTATTTCGTTTCCTTATGCGGTGTATGTTCTTTGCAGAACTTACAATACTTCTTCAGTTCCAGTCGTTCTGTGGTATTCTTTTTGTTTTTGTAAGTGACGTAATTGCGTTGTTTACAAACGGTGCACTCTAAAACCACTCTGTCAGCCATAAAACACCTCCTATAAAAAAGAGCCCCTATTGAGCCCTTAAGTCTAGCTGTCCAAATTACTTAGTAAGTCTACCATATCTTACGGTTTTTGTAAATATATTTTTATACGGCGCCCTCGCCAACCACTAGCGAAGCAGCTCCAAGAGATGGCGAATAAAATCAATATCCCCGTAGAGCATCTGTGCTGTGGCAAAGGTGTCCTCATCCACCGGTGTTTGGCACAAAATAGGATCCACCACATCAAAAATAATGTCGCTCAGCATATCATAGCGACAGCTGTCCAACCCCACCAGCTCGCCCAGTGTGTTCATGGTGTCGATGCCGAGCTTCTCAAAAAAGCTGTGGTCAAAGCTCATGGCCGCATCAGGGTCGTAGCGATAGACAAACGCTTCAACGTCCTTCTCAAGGGTAAAGGGATTCAGGTAACGATACGTCGTCGCCACGCCAAAGACTTCCGCAAGGAGCACTTGCAGCTTGAGTGCCTTGATGTAACCCACCGCCGGCTCAATGCGCTCCCGCACAGCTTTAAGACTCACACCCATCTGAAGCAGAGGGTGGGATCTGCTGTAACCTCTTGCCACCGGTTTTAGCTTGGCATGTTCCATGTACAGGTCGTAGAGATCCAATTTGAGATAGGCACGCACGGCGGCCACGATTTTAAACTCGTCCAGAATGTAGTTGACCGCATCGGAATACAGGGGTGTCAGGCGAGGGAGTACATCCTCCAAATGCGCCAGACTGAACGGTATCTCATCCAGTCCCTCGTCTTTCATTCGGCGAAGCTTTTGACCCATGACACTCCCAAGGCGCTCGAGAATGGCGGCCGTCGAACTGTCATCAATGGCAAACATCTCGACATACAACTCGAAGAGTTCCATAAAGTCCAACTCGTCCAGACGATAATGCCACATTTCCTCAGCATTGCCGTAGCGCAAAAGCTCAGGCTGTACCGGCGTATCCTCCAAGCCGAAACCGCACTTTTTGAAGAGGGCTTTAAAATCGGCAAATTCTACAATATCGGAACTTTTAATAAAGAGGTACTTGCCGCCGTTTTGTGCGAGGATGAGATACTCGTCATGTCCTATCTCCAAAGCTTCTATGAACGTGTAATAGTCGTTGTCATAAAAAATCTTAAACATAGTCTTTATTATATCAAAGCGACGACGGATGTGCATTGTTATGTAAAAAGTCTTGTGGTACACTAAAGGTGCAGGGGGACTGTAAAGTTGAGAAGGTTAAAACCTGACCCTTAGAACCTGGCGGTTAATACCGTAGAAGGAAGCCACTATATCTTGATGTCTGGACTCCCTTATAGGGAGTTTTTTTTGGAGGTTTTTCATAAGCTATGACAACCCTGGACTGTATTCGAAACACTCGTCCGCTCATACACTGTTTCACCGGGACGGTCACATCCAACGATGTGGCCAACGCCCTTCTCGCCATCGGCGCGTCGCCTTTTATGGGGGAAGCCGAGGAGGATCTCTCGGAGATTCTCGCTGTGGCAAAAGGTCTGTATATCAATCTTGCCGGCATTACCCGTAAGCGCTACCGGCTGATGCGCCGTGCCGTGACTCTCGCCCACGAACACGGCGTGCCGGTCACATTAGACGCTGTCGGCGCCGGGAGCACCGTCTTTCGCACCACCTGTGCCAAAGAGCTACTCGCCATGGGCGTGACGCTGCTTCACGGCAACGCCTCGGAACTTGCCGCTCTGGTTCTGGGCACGACGAACACAAAAGGTGTGGACAGCGACAAGCTCTCCTGTGATTTAAAAACCTTGGCACACCGTGCGTCCACAACCTTTCACACCATTGTCGTTCTCTCCGGCCCCACCGACTACATTGCCGACGGGAAAGACACGCTCTCACGGACAGGCGGTTCTGCCATGATGCCTGATCTCACCGGCACCGGATGCATCTTAAGCGGTCTCTTGTGTGCGGCGATGAGTGCAAGTGTCTCGACGTCGTCGGCTGTGGAGATAGTGGATCTGATGAACGCCGCCGGTGCCTACGCCGAAAGCCGCTCTTGCGGCATGGGAGATTTTCACCGTGAACTGTTTAACGGACTGTCCCGCTATACGCAACCTCACGCTCCGAAAACGCGAGCCTCCTTTGACCCGACGTTGTACTTAATCACCGACAACCGTCTCTTTCAAGGCGATCTTCTCTCTGCCGTGGAAGCTGCACTTCAAGGCGGGGTAAGTTTGGTGCAGCTTCGCGACAAATCCTCGGACACACGGGACATCACAGCCGTGGCCAAGGCACTTCTTACCCTCTGCCGCCGCTACGACGTACCGCTTCTCATTGATGACCGTGTGGATGTAGCCATGGCTGTCGGTGCGGACGGCGTCCACCTGGGTCAAAAGGATCTGCCTGTTGCGGCCGCCCGTAAGCTATTAGGCCCCGACGCCATTATCGGCGCCACGGCAAAGACCGTCGATGCAGCTCTCGACGCACAACGTCAAGGGGCGGATTACCTCGGCGTGGGAGCGCTCTTTACAACGATCACCCACAGTGCACCGATCCACACCACCTTTGATACCCTGCGCGCCATCCACGATGCCGTCACCATTCCCCTGGTCGGCATCGGCGGTATCAACGAAACGACGGCGCCACAGTTGAAAGGTCTGCCTATGGAGGGTTACGCCGTGGCGACAGGCATTCTGCTGTCCGATGATCCCGAGGCCACCAGCACCCGTTTGAAATCACTGTTTTTAAAAGGAGCTCACCATGAATAAACACCGTTCCATGATCCTTGCCGCCCTCTTTGCCGCCATCAACATCGCCGTCTCAAGCGTGGCTTTTATCACCAACTTTGTCCCCTTTCAACACGCCACCAACGTGGTGGGCGCCGTCTTCCTGGGACCGACGTACAACTTCGCCCAAGCCATGATCTCCGCCACAGTGCGGTGTCTGTTCCTCGGCCGTCCCTTTACCGCCTATACCGGCGCGGTAATCGGGGCCGTCCTCGCCGCGGTGTGCTATAAAAAAAGCCGCGCCCTCCTCGCCGCAGCCGCCGGCGAAGTCGTCGGCACTGGGATTATCGGGGCACTGCTAAGCTACCTGCCCATGAAGTATCTCTTTATTTTCCCCGGCATGAACCTCGCTCGCGAACCGTTTTGGTTCTTTGTCCCCCTTTGGGTCCCCGCCACCATCACCGGAGGCATAGTCGGCGTCCTCCTCGCCAAGGCACTCCTTCACAGCGGCCTCAAACCCTTTGACGACCCACGCCGCTAACCCGATATTGCTCCCCACCGTCATCTACAGACAGGAGAATCAAAAGGTCCTCGCCATCACAAGTGCGCTAATCTGTATACCATCCGTCGCCTTGTCCCACCGTTGACACATATCTAAAAAGAAAAAGGCCTAAACGATCCCATCAAAGATCGTCTTAGGCCTAAATTTGTCCATGATCTATTTACAATTTATGCAACGACTACACGTCATAAGCTGTCGTATCAAAAAGTGTCTAAAGTTTTGCATCGCCTGAACTATAGACTTTTAATCGCTTCCGGAATGTCGATGGTCTCAAGTTGATTGACAGCGTCATACGTGCCGCTCTGTTTTATCCGAGTAACGTCATCGCTCGCCTTATTTAAAAAGCTTGCTTCCCATTCAAAAGACGTAGGCAGATACGTCTCTTTTTCAAAAGAAAATTGAGCTGTTATTGAAGTTAGCTCACCTACGAACGAGCTAGTCGAATCTCCAAAAAGAATGCTTTGAATGTCAGCTATATTGTCTGCACTCGATGCCAAGGTTGCTATATAAGAAGCTTCCGTCTCTGCCAGCTCATAGTAACGCTCCAGGTCTTTCAAAATAGAATTGGAATCGATAGTTGTTTCAGGCTTAAAAGTAGGTACGTCGTCACCGCCTGTGACTTCTTCTTCAAGAGTCTGTTGACGCCACGCGCCGCCGTTTTCCCTATAGAACATTGTCTCACCGGTCACATAAGTTTCAATGTCCCTTTTTATATCCCCCGTGACATGTTCCCACGTTGCGTGATACGCCTTAGGTTCTTTGATATGTTGAATACTGCCGTCGGTAGCGGTGACTTCTTTATCCGTGTCCGACTGCTCATGAAGTACGGCTTCATTATGCATAGTAACGTCATAACTCATTAAATCCTGTTCTGTCAGAAGTTTTGAAAAGACCTCGTCTCGACTTGCAGTTTCAGCATCTGTGCTTGCATTGTTTTGCTCACTTTGCGAACATCCCGCCAAAAATAGAACGAGAAGCAGCGGTACTACTAAATATTTTTTCATAAGAACCCTCCTTTGTTGTCATTATATTATTTACCCCCCCCGATAGTTCAAGCATTCGTTTTCAAAGAAAATCAATAGCTCTCAATCCGTCAGCCCTACCTCTTCTCTCCTCCACTAAAAAAGCTATGCCGAATACTCAGCATAGCTTTTGTCTTTCTCGGTTTTATCGTACCACTTGTGTGGCGCGCATTTGCATCCCGTATTGATCTTTCATGACAATATCAAGTAGTGTGTCTGTCTTTTTGACTTCAGTCACTTCATAGCTTGTCACATAGATGAGTTTACCGCTCTTGTCATAGACTTCGGAACGATTGGCTCCGGTGTTCGGTACATAGACCAGAACAGTGAGATCTCCGGAAGTAAAGTGCTTTTCCAGTGAGCCGCCGCGATTTAACATGGTAGCGCCCGCCGCAGCAACGCGTTTATCAGTGTCTAAATAATAGACTTTGCCGCCCATCACAAACATATCGGAGGCGCCTTGCTGTACGTTGCCGTCCACAGAAGCTTCTTTGACAATCTTACCGGTCTTCAGGTCATAGCTGTAGAAGCCTGAACCGGATACGAAGATAAGCTTGTCGCCGTTGCGATTAAAGGTACGGATGTCCATATTGGAGACCATTTTGGAATCCTTGCCAACAGTCGCTTCTTTAAAGAGACGGTAGTCGGTGCCGTTGGTCTTAATCACGTAGTAGTAACCGTTGTAGTATTCATTTTTCGATACATCGGTCCATGTCGGCGTCGCAGGTGTCGGTGTCTTGGTGTTGTTGGAATTGATCACAAGGCCCTTTTGCGGAGTGAATTCATAATCCCATCCGAAGTTGTCCACACTGAAGCGCCATGTCATCGGGAAGTAGGTCACATCTCTAAAAATGAGCAGCGGATATTGTTCTGCTTGGTTGTTGATGGCGTTGCCGTTGACACGGATTGGAAAACTTGGAACATTGACCATAAAGCTGTTCTGATTTTTCACGCCGGTGTTGTAAAATTCATACTTGCCGCTGACACCGGTCTTGTTGACGCTGAGGCCGGCATTTAAATCCCACGCTGTCTCCAAACCTAAAAAACGGGAGGTGTAATAGGTCATTGGGAAATAGGTGATGTCCTTATAGACGATGAGTGGATACTCAGAGGTGGTATTGTCCGCCTTGACACCATTGAGTGTGACATCAAATTTAGGCAGGGTTGCCATTTCTGTACGGGCTTCAACTTTTGTCGATACAGTAAACAGGCTGACCGCCAAAAGTGCCATTGTCATAAATTTTTTCATAGTATCATCTCCTTGTTCTTATTGTCGTTCATGAGACGTTTGCTTTCAAGAACAGAGCCGTTACAGTTTAAAGACTATTCCGTTTCAAGTTCTAAGATTTAGTAAATTTAACGTTTATCTCAATAACTGCCTCGCTCCACCGTGCCGCTTTCGCAGTCGATGGTGACGATATCCCCGGTGCGGATCTTACTCATTGCAAGCTCTGCCCCCACCACGCTTGGAAGTCCCAAGGCGATGGCGGTAATGGCGGCGTGAGAGGTATACCCTGCGACCTCTGCCACCAACCCTCCGGCTTTTTCTACAAACTTCATAATATCTTTGTCCGTGTTGTTGCAGACGATAATATCCCCGGCGGCGAAGTGCTCCACCAAATCTTCATGGGTGTGAGCCACAACGGCACGCCCGGTGATGTGCTTACCTCCAAGACCGATGCCTCTTGAGAGGACTTCGGCAATGGTTTGAACTTTGATCAAGTTCGTCGAGCCGCTTAAGCCAACAGGTACTCCTGCGGTGATAACCACCACGTCACCCTCGTGACACAAGCCCTCTTCCATCACTCGCACGACGGAGTTTCTAAAGACCTCATCCGTGGTGGTCAGTGCCGGCACGAGAATGGATTGCGTACCCCAGGTGAGCATGAGCTGACGGCGCACACGTTCGGAAGTCGTCGCCGCAATAATCGGTGACTTAGGACGAAACTTGGCAATGGCACGCGTGGTGGATCCGGAGGTGGTGGCAGTGATAATCGCCGCCGCATTCAAATCCTGGGCCACGGTACACGTGGATTTTCCGATGGCATTGGTGATGTTGGTGGAGAGTTCGGCAATGCGGGACTCGAGAAGCGCGTGATAATCAATAGAGTCTTCCGTGACCTCTACAATTTCACGCATAGTGCGCACCGCATTTAACGGATACTTGCCGCTTGCCGTCTCCCCGGAGAGCATGACTGCACTGGTCCCGTCAAGCACGGCATTCGCCACGTCGCCGGCCTCGGCCCGAGTCGGACGAGGATTGCGAATCATAGAGTCGAGCATCTGGGTGGCGGTGATAACCGATTTGCCTGCCAAGTTGCACTTCTTAATCATCTCCTTTTGTGCCAAAGGCACCCGCTCTGTCGGAATCTCCACGCCTAAATCGCCGCGAGCTACCATAATGCCGTCGGAGACTTTCAAGATTTGATCCAGATTCTCCAAGCCTTGCTCCGATTCAATTTTGGCAATGATTTTGATGTCGTAATTGCCGGCATCTTCAAGAACCTTGCGAATTTCCAGGACGTCTGCGGCGTTTCGGACAAACGATGCGGCAATGAAGTCGATGTCGTTGGCCACACCGAAGAGAATGTCTTCCTTATCCTTATCGTTTAAGAGCGGCAGTTTTAAATCAATCCCCGGCGCGTTGACGCCCTTTCGCCCGGATATCAGGCCGCCGTTTTCCACGGTAGTAAAAATTTCGGTATCTTTGACTTGCTCCACTCTCAGGCCCACCAGACCGTCATCGATGAGAATCCGTCCGCCGACTTTGACATCGTCCGGGAGTGATTTATACGTGACTGAGGCCATCGTTTCATCGCCAAGGACATCCCGCGTGGTCAGGATATATGTGTCGCCGCTTTCCAATCGAACTTCTTTATTGTCTTTAAACAGACCCAGGCGAATTTCCGGTCCTTTGGTATCCAACATAATGGCGACAGGCTTGTCAATATCCGCACGCACTTTTTTAATACGCTCAATCTTTCTCAAATGCTCGTCGTGGGTGCCGTGTGAAAAGTTCAATCGGCACACGTCCACGCCTTCGAGCATCAATGCTTTTAACATCTCTTCAGACTCGGAAGCCGGACCGATCGTTGCCACAATTTTCGTCTTTTTCATAGTATTTCTCCTTTAAATGGACGTGATGGTGAGAATATCTTCCAAGTTGTCTCTGTAGACTTTCTTCACATTCACCGCTTCAACGAGAGGCATCTCATTAAACTTACCGTCATTGTAGCCGATGGCCACCGCTTTCTTCCCGGCCGAAAGCGCCTCGACGGCAGCTACCCCCATATTGGACCCTAAAATGCGGTCCACAACACTTGGACTGCCGCCCCGTTGAATGTAGCCGAGCACTGTGACACGAGTGACGATGCCGGTCAATTCCTCAAAGTGCGTTTTGATATCTTCTGCATCGCCCGCCCCTTCAGCCAGGATAATAATGTGGTGACGCTTGCCGCGGTTCTTCCCTTCAATGGCTTTTTTGGCAATGCTGTCCATATCGAAAGGGTGCTCCGGCACGATAATACTCTCGGCCCCTGCAGCAAGACCGGCATAGAGGGCGATGTCTCCGCAGTTGCGTCCCATCACTTCCACGATGTTGGCCCGGCCGTGGGACTCGGTAGTGTCCCGAATGCGAGAGATGGCTTCAGTGACGGTATCCACAGCGGTAAAAAATCCGATGGTGTAGTCGGTATAACCCATGTCATTGTCGATGGTAAGCGGCAGACACGCCACGGCAATGCCGTGCTCTGAAAGCTTCAACGCGCCTTTCATGGTGCCGTCCCCGCCTAACACAACCAGTTGATCAATGTCGAAAACCTCCAAGACGTTTAACGCCTTTTGGAAGCCTTCCTCCGTCATAAAGCGTTCGGAGCGGCTGGTCCCTAATATCGTCCCGCCGCGCTGAATGATGTCTCCGACGCTGGATGCGTTCATCTCGATGACGTCGCCGTCGATGAGCCCCTCATACCCTCTTCGAATGCCATATACTTTGATGCCTTTGTACAGGGCTGCGCGGACACTGGCACGAATAACGGCATTCATCCCCGGCGCATCGCCGCCGCTTGTGAGTATTCCTATATTTTTCATATATACCTCTATTTTAAAATTATTTTATCTGCTGTCATGACGCTTTGCAGCTCAGCTCTCAGCTCAGCCATATCGCTCTTGGCAATGCTGTAGCCTCGAAGACCGTAAGCCTCTTTCGTATCCTCAAAGAAAAAGACCACCGGCGTCGCACCGCGATACTTGCGAAGCATGGACTTGACCACCTCGGTCATCCCCTGATCCCGAAGACTGAGATAGAGGGTTTGAGGTTTTGGCTCGCCGTCATCCAGCGGCATAAGGGCGTCTACCAAAATTTTCGGCGACTCTACTTCCGAGGCTTGGATGTGACCTTCCAGCCTCACCAAACTGCCCTCTTTAAGTATCTGCCGAGCGGATTCATAGACGTTGGGGAAGACCACCAGTTCAATGGTACCTTTCAAATCCTCCAGCTCGGCAAAAGCCATCATCTTTTTATTTTTAGTAATGAGTGTGCGCACAGACTTGATCATACCCGCAAGACGGAGATTGCGTTTAGTGAAGCTATTATTTTGACCGTACTCGGTATGAAGGCTCAGCGTGTCGGTAGTGGTGGCGGCTTCCAGCTGGTCTTTATAGGTGTCCAGAGGGTGTCCCGATATATAAATACCCAGTATCTCTTTTTCCATTTCGAGCTTTTGCCGCTGATTGAAATCCTTGATGTTTGGAAGCGTCGTACCCACGTCCACATTGTCAAAGAGGGAAAACTGACCTTTGATATTCTTTCTACTTATGCCGAGAATCGTGTCGACATAGCCTTCATAGGCCGTGAGATGCTGTGCACGATTACCGGGAAGGGACGCTGTTGCTCCGGCTTTAATGAGGTACTCCAGACCCCGTTTGTTCAGCGCTGTCGAACTATAGTCCGCCACGCGTTTAATCAGGTCGTATAAACTTTCAAAGGGCCCGCCGTCCTCACGTACCGCAACAATGGCGTCAATGAGGTTTTCGCCCAGATTCTTCACCGCTTTTAAGCCGAAACGAATCTTGCCGTCCTCCGTCGTGAACTTTTTGTAGCTCGCATTCACATCCGGCGGGAGCATAGCGATGCCCAGACGATGACACTCCTCAGTGTAGAGGGAAACTTGACTCATCCGTCCCATAAAGCTTGAGATCTGCGCCGCCATAAATTCCACCGGGTAGTATCGCTTGAGGTAGGCCGTGCGATATGCCACCACGGAATAGGCCACGGAGTGAGACTTGTTAAACGCATAATTGGCAAAGTCAATCATCAAATCATAAATGGCATTGGCCGTGCCTTCGTCCACGCCTCGCCGGATCGCGCCGTCGATTTCCACCACGCCGTCCACCGTCTTACCGTAGATAAAGTGTTGCCGTTCTTCTTCCATCACTGCCATTTTCTTCTTACTCATCGCTCGGCGTAGCAAATCCGCTTGCCCGAGAGAGTATCCCGCCACCTTTTGGACAATCTGCATAACCTGCTCCTGATAGACAATACAGCCGTAGGTCGTCTTTAAAATATCTTCCACGAGAGGATGGGGATAACTGATAAGGGACGGATTGTGCTTCGAGGCCACAAATTTCGGAATTTGGTTCATCGGACCGGGACGGAAGAGTGCATTGGCCGCCACCAAGTCCTCAAAGGCCGTGGGACGCAGCTCTCTTAAAAAGTTGCGCATACCTTGAGATTCAAACTGAAAGATGCCGAGAGTTTCGGCGTCTTTAAACAGCGCAAGGATCTGAGGGTCATCAAGATCCGCCGTGCTGAAGTCGATATCCACGCCGTAGTTTTCTTTGATAAGGGCAATGGCATCGCGAATGACGGTGAGTGTGCGCAGTCCGAGAAAATCCATTTTTAAAAGGCCAAGCTCTTCCAACTCAATCATGTTGAACTGGGTGGCGATGACATCGCCGTTGCGTGTCAGCGGCACATAGTGGGTGAGGGCATCTTTTGAAATCACCACACCGGCAGCGTGGGTGGATGTGTGCCGCGGCAAACCCTCCAAGGCAATAGCCGTATCGATAAGTTTTTTGACATCCGGTTCACTGTCGTACTCTTTTTTCAGCTGCGGACTCATATCCAGCGCCTTTTCCAGCGTCATGTTCAACTCGTCCGGCACGAGTTTTGCCACATAGTCACACCGGCCGTAACTCAGATCCATGGCACGACCCACATCACGAATAGCCGCCTTTGCTCCCAGCGTCCCGAAGGTGACGATTTGTGCCACATTCTCCTTGCCGTAAGTCCGCACCACATAATCAATAACGCGCTCACGGCGCTCATAACAAAAGTCGATATCGATATCCGGCATACTCACCCGCTCCGGATTGAGAAAACGTTCAAAGAGCAGATCAAAGCGCAGCGGATCGATATCAATAATATTTAAGGCGTACGAGACAATGGAGCCTGCCGCCGAGCCCCGACCGGGGCCCACTTCCACATCATGGAGGCGGGCGTAGCGAATGAAATCCCAGACAATGAGAAAGTAATCGGTGTAGCCCATGGCCACAATCGTTTTAAACTCAAACTCGAAGCGCTCCCGAATGGCATCGGTGACAGTCCCGTAGCGAGAGACCAGACCTTCTTCCGCCAAGTGCCGCAGATAGCTCACATTGTCATAGCCTTCCGGCACATGAAAGTGCGGCAAATGAAGGTGGTGAAACTCCAACTCCACATGGCACCGGTCTGCAATGTTCTGCGTGTTCTGAAGCGCTTGCATATCCCCCGCAAATAGCGCCGCCATCTCTTCAGGACTTTTCACATAGAACTCGGGACTTGGAAACTTCATCCGGTTCTCCTCGGAAAGGACCGAGCCGGTCTGAATACAAAGCAAGGTGTCGTGGGCCACGTCATCACCTTTTTTAAGATAGTGGCAGTCGTTACTTGCAATCATTTCGATACCCGTTTCTTTAGAAAGCCGACGCAGCGCCGCATTCACTTTTTTTTGTTCCAATATGCCGTGGTCTTGCAGCTCCAGGTAGAAATTCCCTTCACCGAAGATGTCTCGATACTCTAAGGCCGATGCTTTGGCAGCCTCATAGTCTCCTTCCATTAACCGCTTTTGCACCTCACCGCCAAGGCAGGCACTGGTACAGATCAATCCTCTCGCGTGCTC comes from the Peptoniphilus equinus genome and includes:
- the pfkA gene encoding 6-phosphofructokinase encodes the protein MKNIGILTSGGDAPGMNAVIRASVRAALYKGIKVYGIRRGYEGLIDGDVIEMNASSVGDIIQRGGTILGTSRSERFMTEEGFQKALNVLEVFDIDQLVVLGGDGTMKGALKLSEHGIAVACLPLTIDNDMGYTDYTIGFFTAVDTVTEAISRIRDTTESHGRANIVEVMGRNCGDIALYAGLAAGAESIIVPEHPFDMDSIAKKAIEGKNRGKRHHIIILAEGAGDAEDIKTHFEELTGIVTRVTVLGYIQRGGSPSVVDRILGSNMGVAAVEALSAGKKAVAIGYNDGKFNEMPLVEAVNVKKVYRDNLEDILTITSI
- the thiW gene encoding energy coupling factor transporter S component ThiW, with amino-acid sequence MNKHRSMILAALFAAINIAVSSVAFITNFVPFQHATNVVGAVFLGPTYNFAQAMISATVRCLFLGRPFTAYTGAVIGAVLAAVCYKKSRALLAAAAGEVVGTGIIGALLSYLPMKYLFIFPGMNLAREPFWFFVPLWVPATITGGIVGVLLAKALLHSGLKPFDDPRR
- the rpmG gene encoding 50S ribosomal protein L33 — translated: MADRVVLECTVCKQRNYVTYKNKKNTTERLELKKYCKFCKEHTPHKETK
- the thiM gene encoding hydroxyethylthiazole kinase, which codes for MTTLDCIRNTRPLIHCFTGTVTSNDVANALLAIGASPFMGEAEEDLSEILAVAKGLYINLAGITRKRYRLMRRAVTLAHEHGVPVTLDAVGAGSTVFRTTCAKELLAMGVTLLHGNASELAALVLGTTNTKGVDSDKLSCDLKTLAHRASTTFHTIVVLSGPTDYIADGKDTLSRTGGSAMMPDLTGTGCILSGLLCAAMSASVSTSSAVEIVDLMNAAGAYAESRSCGMGDFHRELFNGLSRYTQPHAPKTRASFDPTLYLITDNRLFQGDLLSAVEAALQGGVSLVQLRDKSSDTRDITAVAKALLTLCRRYDVPLLIDDRVDVAMAVGADGVHLGQKDLPVAAARKLLGPDAIIGATAKTVDAALDAQRQGADYLGVGALFTTITHSAPIHTTFDTLRAIHDAVTIPLVGIGGINETTAPQLKGLPMEGYAVATGILLSDDPEATSTRLKSLFLKGAHHE
- a CDS encoding DUF6612 family protein, with the protein product MKKYLVVPLLLVLFLAGCSQSEQNNASTDAETASRDEVFSKLLTEQDLMSYDVTMHNEAVLHEQSDTDKEVTATDGSIQHIKEPKAYHATWEHVTGDIKRDIETYVTGETMFYRENGGAWRQQTLEEEVTGGDDVPTFKPETTIDSNSILKDLERYYELAETEASYIATLASSADNIADIQSILFGDSTSSFVGELTSITAQFSFEKETYLPTSFEWEASFLNKASDDVTRIKQSGTYDAVNQLETIDIPEAIKSL
- a CDS encoding DNA polymerase III subunit alpha — its product is MFLDFVHLHLHSEYSLLDGSTRISELPKHVKALGMNAVALTDHGNMYGAVQFYKACRDEGIKPILGCEVYVTEKDLELFDKTNRRYHLILLAETNEGFENLMQIVSEGYVRGYYYKPRVDKSVLREHARGLICTSACLGGEVQKRLMEGDYEAAKASALEYRDIFGEGNFYLELQDHGILEQKKVNAALRRLSKETGIEMIASNDCHYLKKGDDVAHDTLLCIQTGSVLSEENRMKFPSPEFYVKSPEEMAALFAGDMQALQNTQNIADRCHVELEFHHLHLPHFHVPEGYDNVSYLRHLAEEGLVSRYGTVTDAIRERFEFEFKTIVAMGYTDYFLIVWDFIRYARLHDVEVGPGRGSAAGSIVSYALNIIDIDPLRFDLLFERFLNPERVSMPDIDIDFCYERRERVIDYVVRTYGKENVAQIVTFGTLGAKAAIRDVGRAMDLSYGRCDYVAKLVPDELNMTLEKALDMSPQLKKEYDSEPDVKKLIDTAIALEGLPRHTSTHAAGVVISKDALTHYVPLTRNGDVIATQFNMIELEELGLLKMDFLGLRTLTVIRDAIALIKENYGVDIDFSTADLDDPQILALFKDAETLGIFQFESQGMRNFLRELRPTAFEDLVAANALFRPGPMNQIPKFVASKHNPSLISYPHPLVEDILKTTYGCIVYQEQVMQIVQKVAGYSLGQADLLRRAMSKKKMAVMEEERQHFIYGKTVDGVVEIDGAIRRGVDEGTANAIYDLMIDFANYAFNKSHSVAYSVVAYRTAYLKRYYPVEFMAAQISSFMGRMSQVSLYTEECHRLGIAMLPPDVNASYKKFTTEDGKIRFGLKAVKNLGENLIDAIVAVREDGGPFESLYDLIKRVADYSSTALNKRGLEYLIKAGATASLPGNRAQHLTAYEGYVDTILGISRKNIKGQFSLFDNVDVGTTLPNIKDFNQRQKLEMEKEILGIYISGHPLDTYKDQLEAATTTDTLSLHTEYGQNNSFTKRNLRLAGMIKSVRTLITKNKKMMAFAELEDLKGTIELVVFPNVYESARQILKEGSLVRLEGHIQASEVESPKILVDALMPLDDGEPKPQTLYLSLRDQGMTEVVKSMLRKYRGATPVVFFFEDTKEAYGLRGYSIAKSDMAELRAELQSVMTADKIILK
- the pyk gene encoding pyruvate kinase — translated: MKKTKIVATIGPASESEEMLKALMLEGVDVCRLNFSHGTHDEHLRKIERIKKVRADIDKPVAIMLDTKGPEIRLGLFKDNKEVRLESGDTYILTTRDVLGDETMASVTYKSLPDDVKVGGRILIDDGLVGLRVEQVKDTEIFTTVENGGLISGRKGVNAPGIDLKLPLLNDKDKEDILFGVANDIDFIAASFVRNAADVLEIRKVLEDAGNYDIKIIAKIESEQGLENLDQILKVSDGIMVARGDLGVEIPTERVPLAQKEMIKKCNLAGKSVITATQMLDSMIRNPRPTRAEAGDVANAVLDGTSAVMLSGETASGKYPLNAVRTMREIVEVTEDSIDYHALLESRIAELSTNITNAIGKSTCTVAQDLNAAAIITATTSGSTTRAIAKFRPKSPIIAATTSERVRRQLMLTWGTQSILVPALTTTDEVFRNSVVRVMEEGLCHEGDVVVITAGVPVGLSGSTNLIKVQTIAEVLSRGIGLGGKHITGRAVVAHTHEDLVEHFAAGDIIVCNNTDKDIMKFVEKAGGLVAEVAGYTSHAAITAIALGLPSVVGAELAMSKIRTGDIVTIDCESGTVERGSY